One genomic window of Nitrospirota bacterium includes the following:
- the murD gene encoding UDP-N-acetylmuramoyl-L-alanine--D-glutamate ligase, with protein sequence MSFPAEAEIRGKRVTVVGLARSGVAAARLLQTVGAQVTVADGKEESALAEPLSRLDRSAVSVRVGAGYEAALNGAELVVISPGVPSRLPALEAVRGRGVRVIGELELASRFLRAPILAVTGTNGKSTTVTLVGLLLAESGKRAFVGGNLGTPLCEAALASYQAGPGAGPYDYVVAEVSSFQLETVERFHPRVAALLNITPDHLDRYDSLDDYVAAKSRLFENQAQGDLALLNLDDERVAGLAGKLSARTLGFSRVLSPDRAGCEGTFLDGGALVATIGGKRQEICRREELRLLGDHNLSNALSAAAIGLACGCPIPSMRQVLRTFPGLEHALEFVREREGVRFINDSKGTNVDATLKALESLSQPILLIAGGKDKGGDFSKLRQTVMQRVKRLILIGDAAPLIQAALAGFDRISKAATLRDAVDLAAREATAGDAVLLSPACASFDMFADYQDRGRQFKALVKELP encoded by the coding sequence ATGTCATTCCCAGCGGAAGCGGAGATCAGGGGCAAGCGCGTGACCGTGGTGGGCTTGGCCCGCAGCGGGGTCGCGGCGGCTCGGCTCCTGCAAACAGTGGGTGCGCAGGTCACGGTGGCGGACGGAAAAGAGGAGTCGGCCCTGGCCGAACCCCTCTCGCGGCTGGACCGGTCGGCGGTATCGGTGCGGGTCGGGGCCGGTTACGAGGCGGCGCTGAACGGGGCGGAACTGGTGGTGATCAGCCCCGGCGTGCCCAGCCGGCTTCCCGCGCTCGAGGCGGTGCGAGGGCGCGGCGTGCGGGTGATTGGAGAATTGGAGCTGGCCTCCCGGTTTCTGCGCGCGCCGATTCTTGCCGTCACCGGGACGAACGGGAAGAGCACGACGGTGACGTTAGTGGGGCTGTTGCTGGCCGAGAGCGGCAAGCGGGCGTTCGTCGGGGGCAATCTCGGTACGCCTCTGTGCGAGGCGGCGCTGGCCTCCTATCAGGCTGGGCCTGGCGCCGGTCCCTACGACTATGTGGTGGCTGAAGTGTCGAGCTTTCAACTGGAAACGGTCGAACGGTTTCATCCCAGGGTGGCGGCCCTGCTGAACATCACGCCGGATCACCTGGATCGCTATGACTCGCTGGACGACTATGTGGCGGCCAAGAGCCGGCTGTTCGAGAACCAGGCGCAGGGGGACCTGGCCCTGTTGAATCTGGATGACGAGCGGGTTGCGGGGTTGGCGGGGAAGCTGAGCGCCAGGACCCTGGGCTTCAGCCGGGTCTTGTCCCCGGATCGCGCCGGCTGCGAAGGAACCTTTCTCGACGGGGGAGCGTTGGTGGCGACCATCGGAGGGAAGCGGCAGGAGATTTGCCGCCGGGAGGAGTTGCGGCTGTTGGGCGATCACAACCTGTCCAATGCCTTGTCCGCCGCGGCCATCGGTCTGGCTTGTGGCTGCCCGATTCCGTCCATGCGGCAGGTGCTCCGCACCTTTCCCGGTTTGGAACATGCCCTGGAGTTCGTGCGGGAGCGGGAGGGGGTGCGGTTCATCAACGACTCCAAGGGCACGAACGTGGATGCGACGCTCAAGGCCTTGGAGAGTCTGTCGCAGCCGATCCTGTTGATCGCGGGCGGTAAGGACAAGGGCGGGGATTTCAGCAAGCTGCGCCAGACGGTCATGCAGCGGGTCAAGCGGCTGATCCTGATCGGAGACGCGGCGCCGTTGATCCAGGCGGCGTTGGCCGGATTCGACCGGATCAGCAAGGCGGCGACGTTGCGGGACGCGGTGGACCTGGCGGCGCGGGAGGCGACCGCGGGCGACGCGGTGCTCCTCTCGCCTGCCTGCGCCAGCTTCGACATGTTTGCCGATTATCAGGACCGGGGGCGGCAGTTCAAAGCGTTGGTGAAAGAACTGCCGTAA
- the ftsW gene encoding putative lipid II flippase FtsW — MSRKGMQGGTLALPWPGGGARPKAVAKADGVLLTITLLLALIGLVMVFSASGVVAGNRFHDSIYYLKRQLAWLAFGFLLLHVASRVDYTVWQRMALPILCVTVLLLMLVLIPHVGTVVKGARRWLRFGPISIQPAEMVKLVVVLYLAAYLTKKEGRATEFTTWFLPPLLVIGLLAGLVVLEPDLGTVIVVGLVTLVLLFLGGARLGHLLGLVLMALPVVGLLVWRSPYRMQRLMTFLDPMKDPTGAGFQVNQSFLAFGSGGLLGVGLGEGKQKLFFLPEAHTDFVLALVGEEVGLLGTACIMLLYALLVVKGFQIANRAREPFGRHLALGITLLIGCQALINAGVVTGMLPTKGLTLPLVSYGGSSLMVSLLAIGILLSISRDRQGGRPAPGAARQAGGR; from the coding sequence ATGTCGCGCAAGGGAATGCAGGGGGGCACGTTGGCGCTTCCTTGGCCGGGGGGCGGTGCCAGGCCCAAGGCGGTGGCGAAGGCCGACGGGGTCCTGTTGACCATCACGTTGCTGTTGGCGTTGATCGGGCTGGTGATGGTGTTCAGCGCCAGCGGGGTGGTGGCGGGCAATCGGTTCCACGATTCGATCTACTACCTCAAGCGGCAATTGGCCTGGCTGGCCTTCGGGTTTCTGCTGCTGCACGTGGCGTCGCGTGTGGACTACACGGTCTGGCAGCGGATGGCGCTGCCGATTCTCTGCGTCACGGTCCTGCTCCTGATGCTGGTGCTGATCCCGCACGTGGGCACGGTGGTGAAGGGCGCGCGGCGCTGGCTGCGCTTCGGCCCCATCTCGATTCAACCGGCCGAGATGGTCAAGCTGGTGGTGGTGCTCTACCTGGCGGCCTATCTCACCAAGAAGGAGGGACGGGCGACGGAATTCACCACCTGGTTTTTGCCGCCGCTGCTGGTCATTGGATTGCTGGCCGGGCTGGTGGTGCTGGAACCGGATTTGGGCACGGTGATCGTGGTCGGTCTGGTGACGTTGGTCTTATTGTTTCTGGGCGGGGCCAGGCTCGGGCATCTGCTGGGGTTGGTGCTGATGGCGTTGCCGGTGGTGGGGCTGTTGGTCTGGCGGTCGCCCTATCGGATGCAGCGGCTCATGACCTTTCTGGATCCGATGAAGGACCCGACTGGGGCCGGCTTTCAGGTGAACCAGTCCTTTTTGGCCTTCGGGAGCGGCGGCCTGTTGGGCGTGGGGTTGGGCGAAGGCAAGCAGAAACTCTTTTTCCTGCCGGAGGCCCATACGGATTTCGTGTTGGCCCTGGTGGGCGAAGAAGTGGGCCTGCTCGGCACGGCCTGTATCATGCTCCTCTATGCCCTGCTGGTGGTGAAGGGGTTTCAAATCGCGAACCGGGCGCGGGAACCCTTCGGCCGGCACTTGGCCCTGGGCATCACGTTGTTGATCGGATGTCAGGCCTTGATCAATGCGGGTGTCGTGACCGGCATGTTGCCGACCAAAGGGTTGACCCTGCCTCTGGTCAGCTACGGCGGGTCGTCGCTCATGGTGAGTCTGTTGGCGATCGGCATTCTGCTCAGCATTTCGCGCGATCGGCAGGGAGGCAGACCGGCGCCGGGGGCCGCTCGTCAGGCCGGAGGGAGATGA
- the ftsA gene encoding cell division protein FtsA, whose amino-acid sequence MGRRDHVVVGLDIGTTKICAVVAEMTEDGTVNIIGVGSSPSRGLKKGVVVDIDLTVDSIKKAVEEAELMTGGQINAVYTGIAGSHISVAQARGVLALKRQEVTRQDVDRVMEQVRAGIMVEPGREILHVIPREFVVDDQDGVREPLGMSGARLAVEAHIITGAVTSVQNISKSVNRAGLDVVEIVLQPLASSEAVLSSEERDLGVVMVDLGGGTTDLAIFVDGSIRHTAVLPIGGQNLTKDIAIGLLTSQTEAEKIKIKHGIARVDLVNDGDMVEVPSAGDRPARSIARRELALVIEPRVEEMFELVRDEINHAGYDGRLGAGVVITGGTSMLEGMPDAAERVLNLPARRGVPTGVDGLRDIAGTPMHATAVGLILHACHHMGDLESVGRGGRRVGRAFGRMRQLLQEFF is encoded by the coding sequence GTGGGGAGACGTGATCACGTAGTGGTCGGGCTGGACATCGGCACGACGAAGATTTGCGCGGTCGTCGCGGAAATGACCGAGGACGGGACCGTCAACATCATCGGCGTGGGCTCCAGCCCGTCCCGCGGGCTCAAGAAAGGGGTCGTGGTCGACATCGACCTGACGGTGGATTCCATCAAGAAGGCGGTGGAGGAAGCCGAGCTGATGACCGGCGGCCAGATCAACGCCGTCTATACGGGCATCGCCGGCAGCCACATCTCCGTGGCCCAGGCGCGCGGGGTACTCGCGCTGAAGCGGCAGGAGGTGACCCGCCAGGATGTGGACCGGGTGATGGAGCAGGTCCGCGCCGGCATCATGGTCGAACCGGGGCGGGAAATCCTGCACGTGATCCCGCGCGAATTCGTGGTGGACGACCAGGACGGGGTGCGGGAACCGTTGGGCATGTCCGGGGCGCGGCTGGCCGTGGAGGCCCACATCATCACCGGGGCGGTCACCTCGGTGCAGAACATCAGCAAGAGCGTGAACCGGGCCGGCCTGGACGTAGTGGAGATCGTGCTGCAGCCGCTGGCCTCCAGCGAGGCGGTGCTGAGCAGCGAGGAGCGGGACCTCGGCGTGGTGATGGTGGATCTGGGCGGCGGGACGACCGATCTGGCGATCTTCGTGGACGGGAGCATCCGGCACACGGCGGTCCTGCCGATCGGCGGCCAGAATTTGACGAAGGATATCGCGATCGGGCTGCTGACCTCCCAGACCGAGGCGGAGAAGATCAAGATCAAGCACGGGATTGCGCGGGTGGACCTGGTCAACGACGGCGACATGGTCGAGGTGCCGAGCGCGGGGGACCGGCCGGCCAGAAGCATCGCGAGGCGGGAGCTGGCGCTGGTCATCGAGCCGCGCGTCGAGGAGATGTTCGAGTTGGTTCGCGACGAGATCAACCATGCCGGCTATGACGGAAGGCTGGGGGCCGGGGTGGTCATCACGGGCGGGACCTCGATGTTGGAAGGGATGCCCGATGCGGCAGAGCGGGTGCTCAATCTGCCGGCGCGCCGCGGCGTGCCGACCGGGGTGGACGGGCTGCGGGACATCGCGGGGACGCCGATGCATGCGACGGCGGTCGGGCTCATTTTGCATGCCTGCCATCACATGGGCGATCTGGAATCGGTCGGCCGGGGCGGACGGCGGGTCGGGCGGGCCTTCGGTCGGATGCGGCAACTGTTGCAGGAGTTTTTCTAA
- the murG gene encoding undecaprenyldiphospho-muramoylpentapeptide beta-N-acetylglucosaminyltransferase codes for MRIVIAAGGTGGHLYPAVALAREFLRQDRATEVLFVGTARGIESKVLPHEGFALQMIAARPVMGRGWRQAVLACLSLPVAVRQAVAILRARRADLVIGVGGYSSPPVILAAWLLRIRRVLLEPNASPGLANKATGPLADLVFLSYGAAAGSFSSAKVRVTGMPIRREFYEEATRAGGDAETRGRGDTTALLHPPVAASPRRTDRPVYRLLVFGGSQGAHAINQAMVEALPHVQAMKDRLAIVHQTGESDCASVRAAYVAAGLEAEVTPFIYDMPKALRSADLVVSRAGAITLAELSACGKPAILVPLPTAIYQHQEKNALVMEQAGAAVLLRQSELTGTSLANQIAALLSDAGRLRSMGERSAALGRPDASETIVEMCRKLLKEDYGTNQPLGATRS; via the coding sequence ATGAGGATTGTCATTGCGGCCGGCGGGACCGGCGGCCATCTGTATCCGGCTGTGGCCTTGGCCCGCGAGTTTCTGCGTCAGGACCGAGCCACGGAGGTGCTGTTCGTCGGGACGGCCAGGGGAATCGAAAGCAAGGTGCTCCCGCATGAGGGATTTGCATTGCAGATGATCGCGGCCAGGCCGGTGATGGGACGGGGTTGGCGGCAGGCGGTCCTGGCTTGTCTATCTTTACCTGTGGCGGTCCGGCAGGCGGTTGCGATCCTGCGCGCGCGGCGGGCTGACCTCGTTATCGGCGTCGGGGGATACAGCAGTCCGCCGGTGATCCTGGCGGCCTGGCTGCTACGGATCCGCCGGGTATTGTTGGAGCCCAATGCCTCTCCTGGACTGGCGAACAAGGCGACGGGGCCCTTGGCCGACCTCGTGTTCCTGTCCTACGGCGCGGCGGCCGGCTCGTTTTCGTCCGCCAAGGTCAGGGTCACGGGGATGCCGATCCGGCGGGAGTTCTACGAGGAAGCTACGAGGGCAGGAGGGGACGCGGAGACACGGGGACGCGGGGACACAACGGCACTGCTACATCCCCCCGTCGCCGCGTCCCCGCGTCGCACCGATCGCCCGGTGTATCGACTGTTGGTGTTCGGCGGCAGCCAGGGAGCGCATGCGATCAATCAGGCGATGGTGGAGGCCCTGCCTCATGTGCAAGCCATGAAGGACCGGTTGGCCATCGTCCATCAGACCGGCGAGTCGGATTGTGCATCCGTGCGCGCCGCTTATGTGGCAGCCGGGCTGGAGGCAGAGGTGACGCCGTTTATCTATGACATGCCGAAGGCGCTGCGGTCTGCCGACCTGGTGGTGTCGCGCGCCGGGGCGATCACGCTGGCCGAATTGTCCGCCTGCGGCAAGCCGGCTATTTTGGTCCCGTTGCCGACGGCGATCTATCAGCATCAAGAGAAGAATGCGCTGGTGATGGAGCAAGCAGGAGCGGCGGTCTTGCTGAGACAATCCGAACTCACGGGGACCTCATTGGCGAACCAGATTGCAGCTTTACTGTCCGATGCCGGTCGTCTGCGTTCGATGGGGGAGCGGAGCGCGGCCCTGGGGCGACCCGACGCCTCCGAAACCATCGTGGAGATGTGCCGAAAACTCCTAAAGGAGGACTATGGGACCAACCAACCTCTTGGAGCAACCAGGTCGTGA
- a CDS encoding D-alanine--D-alanine ligase gives MRRKPLTKARIGVLMGGQSSEREVSLRTGRAVHGALQRRGYEAVAIDVSESLVQQLRAKRVGLVFLALHGPGGEDGTIQGLLESIGMPYTGSGVRASAIGMHKVATKALLAYAGIPVAEGTVIRREQGRSAGLPAGLHLPLVVKPASEGSTIGVSIVRRRSDWRPALRRAHAYDEEALVETYIPGREIGVSVLGDTGKIVALPAVEIVAPGGFYDYAAKYTKGRTRYLCPAPLKPELARLLKDLAVRTYRAVGCDGAARVDFRVTQRGKPYVLEINTIPGMTETSLLPMAAAQAGLDYDTLTELILRSALARAAAGQAACRAASPALRAMAGGRKTR, from the coding sequence GTGAGGAGAAAGCCGCTGACGAAAGCGCGCATCGGTGTCCTGATGGGGGGGCAATCTTCCGAGCGGGAGGTGTCGCTCCGGACGGGGCGCGCGGTGCACGGCGCGCTGCAGCGTCGCGGCTACGAGGCGGTGGCCATCGATGTGAGCGAGTCCCTGGTGCAACAACTTCGGGCCAAACGGGTGGGGCTGGTGTTCCTGGCGCTGCATGGTCCCGGCGGAGAGGATGGGACGATACAGGGTTTGCTGGAATCCATCGGGATGCCCTACACGGGATCGGGCGTGCGGGCCAGCGCGATCGGCATGCACAAGGTAGCGACGAAGGCCCTGCTGGCCTATGCCGGTATCCCCGTGGCGGAGGGAACGGTGATCCGGCGCGAACAGGGCCGGTCCGCCGGGTTGCCGGCCGGCCTGCATCTGCCGCTGGTGGTGAAACCGGCTTCGGAGGGCTCCACGATCGGGGTCTCGATCGTGCGGCGGCGCTCCGACTGGCGCCCCGCGCTGCGTCGCGCCCATGCCTACGACGAGGAAGCGCTCGTGGAAACCTACATTCCCGGACGCGAGATCGGGGTGTCGGTGTTGGGCGATACCGGCAAGATCGTGGCGCTGCCCGCGGTGGAGATCGTGGCGCCGGGCGGCTTCTATGACTATGCGGCCAAGTATACGAAGGGCCGCACGCGCTACCTCTGCCCGGCTCCGCTCAAGCCGGAGCTGGCCCGGCTGTTGAAGGACCTGGCCGTCCGGACCTATCGGGCCGTCGGCTGCGACGGGGCGGCGCGGGTGGATTTTCGCGTGACGCAACGCGGCAAACCCTACGTGCTCGAAATCAACACGATCCCCGGCATGACCGAGACCAGCCTCCTGCCGATGGCCGCCGCGCAAGCCGGGTTGGACTATGACACCTTGACCGAGTTGATCCTCCGGTCCGCCCTCGCCCGCGCGGCGGCCGGCCAAGCCGCTTGCCGGGCTGCTTCGCCTGCGCTCCGTGCCATGGCGGGAGGGAGAAAGACACGATGA
- a CDS encoding UDP-N-acetylmuramate--L-alanine ligase has protein sequence MFRKIQHIHLVGIGGSGMSGIAEVLLTLGYKVTGSDLNYSETVKRLEELGGRIFIGHDAANVGDAQVVVISSAVAPTNPEVVAARAKVIPVIPRAEMLAELMRLKYGIAIAGAHGKTTTTSLVAAVLAQAGLDPTVVIGGKVNALGSHARLGRGDLLVAEADESDGSFLKLSPSVVAVTNIDKEHLEHYGTMERLEGSFLEFINRVPFYGLAVLCADDERIRALLPRVVKRYQTYGLQERPGVPAPDFRASDITANQWESEFRAYHRDKNLGPFRISIPGIHNVSNALVAIAIGIELDVPVDLIRKGLASFAGVERRFQLRGEKGGVMVVDDYGHHPSEIKATLAAAKQGWKRRLVVLFQPHRYTRTRDLMEEFAQAFGQSDLLFVTDIYPAGEAAIPGITGEKLAAAIRAAGHPAVRWVERKEQLTEQVRAEVQPGDLVITLGAGDIWKAGPGLLERL, from the coding sequence ATGTTCAGGAAGATTCAGCACATTCACCTGGTCGGGATCGGGGGTTCCGGCATGAGCGGGATCGCCGAGGTGCTCTTGACGCTCGGCTACAAGGTGACGGGCTCAGATTTAAATTACTCGGAGACAGTGAAGCGTCTGGAGGAATTGGGCGGGCGGATATTCATCGGACATGACGCGGCCAACGTGGGGGACGCGCAGGTGGTGGTCATCTCGTCGGCCGTGGCGCCGACCAATCCGGAGGTGGTGGCGGCCCGCGCGAAGGTCATCCCGGTTATCCCGCGCGCCGAGATGCTGGCCGAGCTGATGCGCCTGAAGTATGGGATCGCCATCGCCGGCGCGCACGGCAAGACCACGACGACCTCCCTGGTGGCGGCGGTGCTGGCGCAAGCCGGGTTGGACCCGACCGTGGTGATCGGCGGAAAAGTCAACGCGCTGGGCAGTCACGCGCGGCTGGGCCGGGGCGATCTGCTGGTGGCCGAAGCGGACGAGAGCGACGGGTCGTTCCTCAAGCTCTCGCCCTCGGTCGTCGCCGTGACCAACATCGACAAGGAGCATCTGGAGCACTACGGCACGATGGAACGGCTGGAGGGCAGCTTCCTGGAATTCATCAACCGCGTGCCCTTCTATGGACTCGCCGTGCTCTGCGCCGACGACGAGCGGATCCGCGCCCTGCTGCCTCGGGTGGTCAAGCGCTACCAGACCTACGGGTTGCAGGAGCGGCCTGGGGTGCCGGCGCCGGACTTCCGCGCGAGCGACATCACGGCGAACCAGTGGGAGTCGGAATTCCGGGCCTACCACCGAGACAAGAATTTGGGGCCGTTCCGGATATCCATTCCGGGGATCCATAACGTGAGCAACGCGCTGGTCGCCATCGCCATCGGCATCGAGCTGGATGTGCCGGTGGATTTGATCCGCAAGGGGCTGGCCTCCTTCGCCGGGGTCGAGCGGCGCTTCCAGCTGCGCGGCGAAAAAGGCGGGGTGATGGTCGTGGACGATTACGGCCACCATCCGAGCGAGATCAAGGCGACGCTGGCCGCCGCCAAACAGGGGTGGAAGCGCCGGCTGGTCGTGCTCTTTCAGCCCCACCGCTACACGCGCACGCGCGACCTGATGGAGGAGTTCGCCCAGGCCTTCGGCCAGTCCGATCTCCTGTTCGTCACCGACATCTATCCGGCCGGCGAGGCGGCGATCCCCGGCATCACCGGCGAGAAGCTCGCGGCGGCCATCCGGGCCGCCGGCCATCCGGCCGTCCGTTGGGTGGAACGGAAAGAACAATTGACCGAGCAGGTCAGGGCGGAAGTCCAGCCGGGCGATCTGGTGATCACGCTCGGAGCGGGCGATATCTGGAAGGCCGGTCCCGGGTTGTTGGAGCGGCTATGA
- a CDS encoding FtsQ-type POTRA domain-containing protein, translated as MKQWKGAKQRARAARPMWAPRRAGRSSARWRLSSKLGRVSKWIGWACLGILVAGATGWGGLQAYRQAQPILHDWLEVREVTLAGIQHLSREEVLDRLGLQPGETLWSANPAVLSERLMTHPWIKQASVTRSLPHQLIVTLVERQPVVMLKSSSSALLLDKEGQVLTPLSVLEGAEFPILIGVDPDRVMQGDDRARQLVRNGIRLAGLLGDEFDGLPEIDLGNPENAVAYVQGLRFQFGPASFEEKWERYRKIDRTLHVSVGDEQANPKHEIDLRYPGKVIVRERG; from the coding sequence ATGAAACAGTGGAAAGGCGCCAAGCAGCGGGCGCGGGCCGCCCGGCCGATGTGGGCGCCGAGGCGGGCCGGTCGGTCGTCTGCTCGTTGGCGGCTGTCCTCCAAGCTGGGGCGTGTGAGCAAGTGGATCGGGTGGGCTTGCCTGGGCATCCTCGTTGCGGGTGCGACCGGGTGGGGCGGGTTACAGGCGTACCGGCAGGCCCAGCCGATCCTGCATGATTGGCTGGAGGTCCGGGAGGTGACGCTTGCGGGCATCCAGCACTTGTCGCGGGAGGAAGTGCTGGATCGGTTGGGGCTGCAACCGGGGGAGACGCTCTGGTCGGCCAATCCCGCGGTTCTGAGCGAGCGGCTGATGACGCATCCCTGGATCAAGCAGGCCTCCGTGACCCGGTCGCTGCCCCATCAGTTGATCGTGACTCTGGTTGAGCGCCAGCCGGTGGTCATGCTGAAGTCTTCGTCCTCGGCGCTGTTGCTGGACAAGGAAGGCCAGGTCTTGACGCCGCTGTCCGTGCTGGAGGGCGCCGAGTTTCCGATCCTGATCGGCGTGGACCCGGATCGCGTGATGCAAGGGGACGACCGGGCCCGCCAGTTGGTGCGGAACGGGATCCGGCTGGCCGGCCTGCTGGGCGATGAGTTCGACGGGCTGCCGGAAATCGACCTGGGCAACCCGGAGAATGCCGTCGCCTACGTGCAAGGCCTGCGGTTTCAATTCGGGCCGGCGTCGTTCGAGGAGAAATGGGAGCGGTATCGCAAGATCGACCGGACGCTGCACGTCAGCGTCGGCGACGAGCAGGCGAATCCAAAGCATGAGATCGACTTGCGCTATCCGGGCAAGGTGATCGTTCGCGAAAGGGGGTGA
- the murB gene encoding UDP-N-acetylmuramate dehydrogenase translates to MIVEVVMRDGGRQGLSPGPKAIASAPARKGAQARDLHAAVAGLRGEVRFNASLRDLTSFHIGGPADVLCFPADVEDLGRLVGQAKAAKVPIFVLGGTNLLVRDRGIRGLVVSLAKLTAIRDEPDSVVYAEGGVGMPTLMKHAITRSLTGLEWAAGIPGTLGGSVVMNAGTRLGEMRQVLKAVRLVDPKGKVLDVPASAIRFSYRRAKLPRGIVAGAWLQLRPGNREQIETVVKDYLHHRRDTQPLAQPSAGCVFKNPPNDAAGRVIEAAGMKGARVGDAQVSEKHANFVVNLGQARAADVITLIKQVGRAVQEQTGITLELELKIVGQP, encoded by the coding sequence ATGATCGTGGAGGTCGTGATGCGGGACGGCGGCAGACAGGGGCTGAGTCCGGGGCCCAAGGCGATCGCGTCCGCGCCGGCTCGCAAGGGGGCGCAGGCCAGAGACCTGCATGCGGCCGTGGCCGGTCTGCGCGGAGAGGTCCGATTCAATGCCTCGCTGCGGGATCTGACGTCGTTTCACATCGGCGGGCCGGCCGATGTCTTGTGCTTCCCCGCCGACGTGGAGGACTTGGGCCGGCTCGTCGGTCAGGCCAAGGCCGCGAAGGTGCCGATCTTCGTGTTGGGAGGCACGAATCTGCTGGTGCGCGATCGGGGCATCCGCGGCTTGGTGGTGAGTCTGGCGAAGCTCACGGCGATCCGGGACGAACCGGACTCCGTGGTCTATGCGGAAGGCGGCGTGGGCATGCCGACGTTGATGAAACATGCGATCACCCGATCGTTGACCGGGCTCGAATGGGCCGCCGGGATTCCCGGCACCCTGGGCGGGTCGGTCGTGATGAACGCGGGAACCAGACTGGGGGAGATGCGGCAAGTGCTGAAGGCGGTGCGTCTGGTGGACCCGAAGGGGAAGGTCCTGGACGTACCGGCCTCGGCCATCCGGTTCAGCTATCGGCGCGCCAAGCTGCCGCGCGGCATCGTGGCCGGGGCCTGGCTGCAACTCCGGCCCGGGAACCGCGAACAGATCGAGACCGTGGTGAAGGACTACTTGCATCATCGGCGGGATACCCAGCCGCTGGCCCAGCCCAGCGCCGGCTGCGTGTTCAAGAATCCCCCGAACGATGCGGCCGGGCGCGTGATCGAAGCCGCGGGCATGAAGGGGGCCCGAGTCGGCGACGCCCAGGTGTCGGAGAAACATGCCAACTTCGTGGTGAACCTGGGACAGGCGCGCGCCGCCGACGTGATCACCCTGATCAAGCAAGTCGGCCGTGCGGTGCAAGAGCAGACGGGCATTACGCTGGAACTGGAACTCAAGATCGTGGGGCAGCCGTGA